DNA from Methylobacterium currus:
CCGTGCTGGCCGGCCCCGTGCTGGCGCAGCCGATCAAGATCGGCGTCACCATCGCCAAGACCGGACCGGCGGCCTCGCTGGGCATCCCGCAGGCCAACACCGTGACGCTGCTGCCGACGGAGATCGGCGGCCAGAAGGTCGAGTGGATCGTCCTCGACGACGCGACCGACACCACCAAGGGCGTCGCCAACGCGCGCAAGCTCGCCAGCGACGACAAGGTCGACGCCATCGTCGGCTCCTCGGTGACGCCGGTCTCGCTGGCGCTGATCGAGGTCGCGGCCGAGGCCAAGGTGCCGCTGATCAGCCTCGCCGCCTCCTCCAAGATCGTCGCCCCGATGGACGACAAGCGCCGCTGGGTCTTCAAGGCGCCGCAGAACGACGCCCTGATGGCCGAGGCGATTGCCGCCCACATGGCCAAGGCAGGGGTGAAATCCGTCGGCTTCATCGGCTTCAACGACGCCTACGGCGACGGCTGGCTGTCCGAGGTCACGCCCCGGCTCGAGGCCAAGGGCATCAAGCTCGCCGCCACCGAGCGCTACGCCCGCACCGATACCAGCGTCACCGGCCAGGTGCTGAAGGTGATGGCGGCGCGTCCCGACGCGGTGCTGATCGCCGGCTCCGGCACCCCCGCGGCGCTGCCGCAGAAGACGCTCAAGGAGCGCGGCTACGCCGGCAAGTACTATCAGACCCACGGCGTCGCCAATGCCGACTTCCTGCGCGTCGGCGGCAAGGACCTGGAAGGCACGGTGCTGCCCGCCGGCCCCCTGCTGGTGGCCGAGCAGCTGCCGGAGTCGAACCCGGTGCGCAAGGTCGCCCTCGACTACACCAAGGCCTACGAGGCGAAGTTCGGTGCAGGCTCGCTCGCAACCTTCGGCGGCCACGCCTACGACGCCGAGGTGATGCTGGCGAACGCGATCCCCGTCGCGCTCAAGACCGCCAAGCCCGGCACCCCCGAATTCCGCGCCGCGCTCCGCGACGCGATCGAGGGGCTGAAGGAGGTCGTCTACACCAACGGCGTCGTCACCATGACCCCGACCGATCATGTCGGCCAGGACGACCGCGCCCGCGTGATGGTGACGATCGAGAACGGGAAGTGGAAGCTGCTGTCGGCGACGAACTGACGGCTGGGGCCGCCGCCTTCGTCTGTTCAGGAATTCGGTGAAGCGCGGGATCCCCTCTCCCACACGGGAGAGGGGGACGCCCCCCGGATGTCTTCGGATGGATCAAGCGGAAGCCACGTGAGGTCGCCGCGCCCGTTCTTCGAGGCTTCGCGATCTTCTCTCGTCCGCACCTCGCAACTGAGGCTGCGCGCGGGATCAATCTCAATCAAGACATTCCTGAAGACGCCCAGAGCCATCCCCCGTGGACGCCACGATCCTCCTTCTCCTCCTTCAGGACGGCGTCGTGAACGGCGCGATCTACGCGCTCATCGCCCTGTCGCTGGTCCTGGTCTTCA
Protein-coding regions in this window:
- a CDS encoding ABC transporter substrate-binding protein; translation: MKRIVRALALAGTVLAGPVLAQPIKIGVTIAKTGPAASLGIPQANTVTLLPTEIGGQKVEWIVLDDATDTTKGVANARKLASDDKVDAIVGSSVTPVSLALIEVAAEAKVPLISLAASSKIVAPMDDKRRWVFKAPQNDALMAEAIAAHMAKAGVKSVGFIGFNDAYGDGWLSEVTPRLEAKGIKLAATERYARTDTSVTGQVLKVMAARPDAVLIAGSGTPAALPQKTLKERGYAGKYYQTHGVANADFLRVGGKDLEGTVLPAGPLLVAEQLPESNPVRKVALDYTKAYEAKFGAGSLATFGGHAYDAEVMLANAIPVALKTAKPGTPEFRAALRDAIEGLKEVVYTNGVVTMTPTDHVGQDDRARVMVTIENGKWKLLSATN